The genomic interval GCATTGGTGTTTAGCATAGGCTTTTATCCGACAgagctcctcctcttcctgctgGAGGAACAGCATTGTGGCATTGACAGGCGAGTCTCCTGTGACATTCACAACTAGAGACATATTATTCTGTGGTTCACACTTTGGATAAACCTCACCATAGAGACACCGCAACCAGTCTCCCATAAACACCGGTAGCAAGTTTATAACAGACCGAGCTCCGTTTTCCATCTCAGCTACACGAACACGACGGAATATTCCAGTCCAGGTGACACGATGACCCTCCAGATGGCTGCAGAAGAGCTGTGTTTGAGCCATCCCGCGATCCTGCCAAGCACGTGGGCCGCACACTGTACCATATTCCTGCCAGGTGATTGTGGAGTTATACACCTTCAGACCTTCAGCATTATAGACATAGACGCCGCAGAGGAAAATCACCGTAGTGATGCACAGGAGGATCAGTTTCACCGGACCTCTCTGGGTGATGGAACGGAAGACATTTAGGATGGACAGGCTGAATCGAGTCCAAAGCCGCAGAATCACAGGGACGGCGCACACTGCCAGGGTCACCAGCATTTTTGTTAACTCCAACTCCAGGAACCACTTAACCATCTGAATCAGCAGCATCGCCATCAGACCCAAAGCCAAAACAGGTAAGgcaaacaggaagaggaagtagGCCACACAAGTGCGGATAAGGCCAATGGTGGTGGAGTTCCGCAGCAGGACCACAGAGAACTCACACCACACGAAGCAGACCAGGTACGGCACCAGGAAGCAGTACGTCCCTCTGAATCCCCTCATGCGTGCCATactatacattttttgtaaaaagaGATCTGATTAGGTATGGTCATGATATTCAAACATTAGTATcaataatactgtatattataactTGATTATTTACTTCAGGAAACTGTTACTTGCCCTATTGGGTTAGCgctatatcttattttattttatatacttgataatgaaaatatgtttttatgccTTGCAAACTGGTTTTCTGTGACTGGCTAGCATAGATAAATAGCCACCTTGAAAATTATGAGAATTAATTGTCATATATTCTTCATAGCATAAGGATGATTGAAAAATTGCTAATCAGTTAgcattatatctttatttttcagATAAAGTGTTAAATTTATTTGGCTTTGTCGTTTTTGGAcaatttttctttacaaaaaacaaacatttaatgaaaaaatgtgtttgaaatgtagattcataaattagattttttataattttccgCTATTGAaagttttgtttgtaaaaaaaaaagtacatttaatgaaaaaaaagaaaaacatttacgtgtgaaaaatgcataaatattgaatattgaataatTGGACATAAAAAATtttcatgtaaatataaaattataaacgtaaactgctaaaaaaaggcatttgtttaCAGGAAagaaaaatttgctaaaaatatataatcatatttatttacatttatatttattatacttttgcaagttttctttgtgaaaatatatatataaaaatataacatacaaaatcaTTAACTGAGAATATAAATTTAcactataatgttatataaattattctaaaataacaGAATTGGATGCAATGAAAAAACACACAACCCAAATTTGCATTGGCTGTaccatgaaaacaaaataatatttgtattaatgttaatttttcattttaaaaatataaacattttcaatgtctgattatttcatatttagtatttcatttttgatgtgatatttatttcagcttaatttcaaatagcaaaaaatgtatgtttgctttttttgaaaatagcttaaaaaaaagtttacagtggGTTTTAGTTTCCATAAAATAACCCTGGTCCAGTCCAGTGGATTGGATGTACATTGCCTTCAATaggtacagtaaaaacattattttacctGAAGAATAAGTAGAAAAGGTAGATGTAGAGCACACAGGGTACACTGAGCTCCAGCACCAGTGATTCTCCTAGAGGGATGGTGGTGAAAATATGTCCCAGCATCCTGGCCATCGCCATTTCCTTCGGCAGCCTGCTAGTCAAGGCACACAAAGATGAAGCCACCTCGATGATGAGTGCCCTTCGTGCGTAAGCTGCTGCAGATGGGCTCAGGCTCATGTAGCTCATTGCCGTGAAGAAGATGGCCACTGTGGAAAGCTCCGAGCATGGGATCCAGCCTTTATCTGCTACTGGGAAGGTGAAGATCATAAAGAACACTGATATCATGAAGTAGAGGTACTGCTCCAGGTTGTTCCAGCCAAAGTTGGACTCGGCTTGCTCGACGTCCAGGCTGGGCTCGAAGCGTGTGAGGAGTGCAGTAAAGGCATTGAAGTTCTCCCATCCTTTGCTGCTCTTGAAGACCCTCAGTGTGCAGATGGCCATGGAGATAAAGGAGAGGTAGAAGATGAGGAGCGGGATGACGAAGGCAAACAGATCAATGGTGAGATTggagatgatgaagaagaagataaGGGCATTGACGTGTTGCGTTGGGATGATGGTGCTCAGCCACTGGACACCAGCACGAGATGCCCAGTCAATTAAAAGTTCCTTCATCTCAATAATCAAATGGAGAGGGTACTGCAGACCCTACAGGGTAAGAAAACACAATGAGtcaacatttgcattttttaaaagtactgtCAAACAAAAGTTGGATAAATAGCTTCaacataataatgtttttcaCCAAAAAGTGGGATTTTATGTCCAGGGCTCTCTTCATCGCACCACTGCGTCTGGTAGCCAGCATCATCCCACTACCTGACACTGCCCAACTGGACTTTCGATGACGCTTATGAGTGACGGGGGCCAATTCATTTTTTTCCTGTAAGCAAGTATAAAGCTGGTTTTATCAACTTACATTATAATCTCACTGGTGGACATTTAAgttaaagggacagctcacccaaaatttaaattctggaatcatttacttaacctcatgtcaattccaaacaaaacacaaaatatatatttaaaaaaatgtctcaatgATTTTTATTTCCTTACAGTGAAAGTCACTGGCATCCAGTTTTGCTTTGGATCTCTTTGGAGTTTTGttatagacaaaaataaatttccACAAAAGACTGTCAGACAGGTACAACATAAAGGTGaggaaattattttttcatttgaattttcatttttcagtgcaCCCTTTAAGCGACTttctcatggataaataaatgatgatagcTTATATATTCATCAAACAAGAAAATTTGCTGCTATGTGAAAACATTTGAACTTATCTCTTATCTTTTTCATAGCGTCTCACCATTTCTAATGTGGCTACATCACTTCTCCTCAACATCTTCTCCTCTCCCTTTGCATCTACGCCTGAGGTTTTCAGTGTGGGAGTGCACGCAATACCTTCGGTGAACTTTTTTGTCATCTCCACAAAATCTTCCACATCCACATACTTAGAGCTAGCTGTAGAAGGACAAAGATGCATATTTGTGAAGAGTTATGAGAATCTCTGTCtaaaattttgaaaattataCCTCAGTTCCTTTACCACCATCCTTTACTGttctaaaaacaaatatttaatttattgcatttgtgtacacaaaaatatttacacTTACATTCATTAGAAACCATGGTCTCCAGAATTTTCCTCTGAGTATAAATGCTGGGTGTTAGACCACATACAGCATGTTCTCCTATTAGGAAGAatggattaaaataaatgttactactAGCAAGacatgttaaaaaatgtatttcgtGATCACAATCAGGTGCATGTTTAATAATATACCTGTTTCAGATACACACAGATGGAAAATGCTGAGAAAAAACTTAAAGATATCTCCCAATTACCTGGTATTGTATTGACCTGGCTGACATTCTCCAGCATCTCAGACATGGctacttttttctttctgtcagGATTGAGTTTCCAATACATGGACATGGCTGCTCTCCTCACCGCCTGTTCAAACTTACTCTCTGAGGACAACCTTCTCACTTCCTGTGCATTCTCTGGTGTGATGCCTGCCAGTAGAGAAGTATAGAAGGATGCATTGGGGATTATTATAAACAACTGATCAATTACCATTACAACAGTTTTTTTCCAGATTATATTGGCATAACTTGCAATTGAAAGCATTTTCTCAATGTTCCACATTTTCTCCACTTCCCCTCACCTTTCTTTTGGATCCAGCATTTCTGAAGTAGTCTGGCTGCATCCCTCCGACCTTGCTTTGCTGCC from Carassius auratus strain Wakin chromosome 26, ASM336829v1, whole genome shotgun sequence carries:
- the wfs1a gene encoding wolframin isoform X1, coding for MSEKDVSANPPPSPETLKEKSASHKCLNPPVPSTQSIPGTEAAGPPLSSSGNPGQPPKSTPSSSLDTKLKQTDVKTSNLPARSTSEIPVTPKPVPTSSHISKTTPTMPATRSSSLSKSTSSSPSDPSPPSITISADPTQSTSPPEGSLSSSKTPAVGSSKLPRQRSFLAAAQKVIMQEKIKKAEEEDKAEECDDMDEDLPFEELLEKAEAGDPRAQSRLGKYYLELAEEKDTETNYCTAVEWFLKAAKQGRRDAARLLQKCWIQKKGITPENAQEVRRLSSESKFEQAVRRAAMSMYWKLNPDRKKKVAMSEMLENVSQVNTIPGEHAVCGLTPSIYTQRKILETMVSNESSSKYVDVEDFVEMTKKFTEGIACTPTLKTSGVDAKGEEKMLRRSDVATLEMEKNELAPVTHKRHRKSSWAVSGSGMMLATRRSGAMKRALDIKSHFLGLQYPLHLIIEMKELLIDWASRAGVQWLSTIIPTQHVNALIFFFIISNLTIDLFAFVIPLLIFYLSFISMAICTLRVFKSSKGWENFNAFTALLTRFEPSLDVEQAESNFGWNNLEQYLYFMISVFFMIFTFPVADKGWIPCSELSTVAIFFTAMSYMSLSPSAAAYARRALIIEVASSLCALTSRLPKEMAMARMLGHIFTTIPLGESLVLELSVPCVLYIYLFYLFFSMARMRGFRGTYCFLVPYLVCFVWCEFSVVLLRNSTTIGLIRTCVAYFLFLFALPVLALGLMAMLLIQMVKWFLELELTKMLVTLAVCAVPVILRLWTRFSLSILNVFRSITQRGPVKLILLCITTVIFLCGVYVYNAEGLKVYNSTITWQEYGTVCGPRAWQDRGMAQTQLFCSHLEGHRVTWTGIFRRVRVAEMENGARSVINLLPVFMGDWLRCLYGEVYPKCEPQNNMSLVVNVTGDSPVNATMLFLQQEEEELCRIKAYAKHQCHVKRFDSYRFEVTVGMPVDGVTQLDDPAGDILLMASHEFKQVLLNLNPGSMVEFSTKLEGKLGTKLPAFELKAIHCLDCSSSLVPEGRQVKIERNWRKTMLKAIQFAFDFFFAPFLCARINV
- the wfs1a gene encoding wolframin isoform X2 produces the protein MSEKDVSANPPPSPETLKEKSASHKCLNPPVPSTQSIPGTEAAGPPLSSSARSTSEIPVTPKPVPTSSHISKTTPTMPATRSSSLSKSTSSSPSDPSPPSITISADPTQSTSPPEGSLSSSKTPAVGSSKLPRQRSFLAAAQKVIMQEKIKKAEEEDKAEECDDMDEDLPFEELLEKAEAGDPRAQSRLGKYYLELAEEKDTETNYCTAVEWFLKAAKQGRRDAARLLQKCWIQKKGITPENAQEVRRLSSESKFEQAVRRAAMSMYWKLNPDRKKKVAMSEMLENVSQVNTIPGEHAVCGLTPSIYTQRKILETMVSNESSSKYVDVEDFVEMTKKFTEGIACTPTLKTSGVDAKGEEKMLRRSDVATLEMEKNELAPVTHKRHRKSSWAVSGSGMMLATRRSGAMKRALDIKSHFLGLQYPLHLIIEMKELLIDWASRAGVQWLSTIIPTQHVNALIFFFIISNLTIDLFAFVIPLLIFYLSFISMAICTLRVFKSSKGWENFNAFTALLTRFEPSLDVEQAESNFGWNNLEQYLYFMISVFFMIFTFPVADKGWIPCSELSTVAIFFTAMSYMSLSPSAAAYARRALIIEVASSLCALTSRLPKEMAMARMLGHIFTTIPLGESLVLELSVPCVLYIYLFYLFFSMARMRGFRGTYCFLVPYLVCFVWCEFSVVLLRNSTTIGLIRTCVAYFLFLFALPVLALGLMAMLLIQMVKWFLELELTKMLVTLAVCAVPVILRLWTRFSLSILNVFRSITQRGPVKLILLCITTVIFLCGVYVYNAEGLKVYNSTITWQEYGTVCGPRAWQDRGMAQTQLFCSHLEGHRVTWTGIFRRVRVAEMENGARSVINLLPVFMGDWLRCLYGEVYPKCEPQNNMSLVVNVTGDSPVNATMLFLQQEEEELCRIKAYAKHQCHVKRFDSYRFEVTVGMPVDGVTQLDDPAGDILLMASHEFKQVLLNLNPGSMVEFSTKLEGKLGTKLPAFELKAIHCLDCSSSLVPEGRQVKIERNWRKTMLKAIQFAFDFFFAPFLCARINV